A section of the Larus michahellis chromosome 1, bLarMic1.1, whole genome shotgun sequence genome encodes:
- the LOC141743775 gene encoding solute carrier family 2, facilitated glucose transporter member 3 gives MDAKKKITAPLIYSVAVAAIGSLQFGYNTGVINAPEKIIQRFFNRTLSERSGEAVSPELLTSLWSLSVAIFSVGGMIGSFSVSLFVNRFGRRNSMLLVNILAFAGGTLMAFSKMAKAVEMLIIGRFVIGLFCGLCTGFVPMYISEVSPTSLRGAFGTLNQLGIVVGILVAQIFGLEGIMGTEALWPLLLGFTILPAILQCVALLFCPESPRFLLINKMEEEKAQAVLQKLRGTHDVSQDILEMKEESAKMSQEKKATVPELFRSPNYRQAIIIAIMLQLSQQLSGINAVFYYSTGIFERAGITQPVYATIGAGVVNTVFTVVSLFLVERAGRRTLHLVGLGGMAVCAVLMTIALALKDIVQWIRYISIVATFGFVALFEIGPGPIPWFIVAELFSQGPRPAAMAVAGCSNWTSNFLVGMLFPYAEKLCGSYVFLIFLVFLVIFFVFTFFKVPETKGRTFEDISRGFEGRAEASPTSPVEKNPMVELNSVQPDKEVA, from the exons ATCATCCAGAGGTTCTTCAACAGAACCCTGTCAGAACGGAGCGGGGAGGCTGTCTCCCCAGAGCTCCTCACCTCTCTGTGGTCCCTTTCTGTGGCCATATTCTCGGTAGGAGGTATGATCGGCTCCTTCTCAGTCAGCCTGTTCGTCAACAGATTTGGCAG GAGGAACTCCATGCTACTGGTGAACATCTTGGCCTTTGCTGGTGGCACTCTCATGGCCTTCTCTAAAATGGCAAAGGCAGTGGAGATGCTGATTATTGGCCGCTTCGTCATTGGCCTCTTCTGTGGTCTCTGCACTGGCTTTGTGCCCATGTACATCAGTGAGGTCTCACCCACCAGCCTTCGTGGAGCCTTTGGCACCCTCAACCAGCTGGGCATTGTTGTGGGCATCCTGGTGGCCCAG ATCTTTGGCCTGGAGGGAATCATGGGGACTGAAGCCCTTTGGCCACTGCTTTTGGGGTTCACGATCCTTCCAGCAATCCTACAGTGCGTGGCTCTtcttttctgccctgagagcCCCCGTTTCCTGTTAATCAACaagatggaggaagagaaagcGCAAGCAG TTCTTCAAAAGCTCCGTGGTACACATGATGTGTCTCAAGACATCCTGGAGATGAAAGAAGAGAGTGCTAAAATGTCCCAGGAAAAGAAGGCAACTGTGCCAGAGCTCTTCCGTTCTCCAAACTACCGTCAAGCCATTATCATTGCCATCATGCTGCAGCTCTCCCAACAGCTCTCGGGCATCAATGCT GTATTCTATTATTCTACAGGGATTTTTGAAAGAGCTGGTATCACACAGCCTGTGTATGCCACTATTGGAGCTGGCGTAGTAAACACAGTCTTCACTGTTGTGTCG CTGTTTCTGGTGGAGCGTGCAGGGCGCAGGACTCTCCATTTGGTTGGTTTGGGTGGCATGGCTGTCTGTGCTGTTCTTATGACCATCGCTTTAGCTCTGAAG gATATCGTGCAGTGGATCAGATACATTAGCATTGTTGCCACTTTTGGCTTTGTGGCTCTTTTTGAGATTGGCCCTGGCCCTATTCCCTGGTTCATCGTGGCAGAACTCTTCAGCCAGGGCCCACGGCCTGCAGCCATGGCAGTGGCTGGTTGCTCCAACTGGACCTCTAATTTCTTGGTGGGAATGCTCTTCCCCTATGCAGAG AAACTATGTGGCTCCTATGTCTTCCTCATCTTCCTTGTTTTCCTGGTCATCTTTTTTGTCTTCACATTCTTCAAAGTCCCGGAGACCAAGGGCAGGACTTTTGAAGACATCTCCAGGGGCTTTGAAGGGCGAGCGGAAGCCAGCCCCACATCACCTGTAGAGAAGAATCCCATGGTGGAGCTGAACAGCGTACAACCTGACAAAGAAGTTGCCTAA